From bacterium, one genomic window encodes:
- a CDS encoding fibronectin type III domain-containing protein, producing MKLLRLVFLALALTAALAFTGCGESDDDPLSPSNAPVAPTGLTITATSSSVHVVWTAATDADSILIERAEGAASTTFATIARLVGTASSYHDMNIMTATTYRYKVTAKNSVGNTSSNIMNATTLSVATWQSDSDNQYDGNYFIAAYNDTDSAMVAKVIPNHTGKLLKVKVMFGNWNAGGVFQKTNVIVKVVTGAINGTAVYTTTVNANDIVTNGTGSFNWQEFDCSASNITITSGTNFWVTVTPVFTDFTSSSTQRMYISSEQNSPSTNPVETWVLSRDGSSSRITDMDVAISAIVEY from the coding sequence ATGAAATTATTACGTCTGGTATTCCTCGCATTGGCGTTGACCGCAGCATTAGCATTCACCGGTTGTGGTGAATCCGATGACGATCCGCTTTCACCGAGTAATGCCCCCGTCGCACCGACCGGCTTGACGATAACAGCGACAAGCTCATCGGTTCATGTAGTTTGGACTGCCGCCACCGACGCCGATTCGATTTTAATCGAACGCGCTGAAGGCGCAGCCAGCACAACATTTGCGACGATCGCCCGGTTAGTGGGAACAGCATCTTCCTACCACGATATGAACATCATGACGGCGACAACGTACCGTTACAAGGTTACTGCAAAGAATTCGGTGGGCAACACCTCCAGTAACATCATGAATGCGACCACGTTAAGCGTTGCGACTTGGCAGTCGGATAGCGACAACCAGTACGACGGTAATTACTTCATCGCGGCTTACAATGATACCGATTCCGCGATGGTAGCAAAAGTAATCCCGAATCATACCGGAAAACTTCTCAAGGTTAAAGTCATGTTCGGGAATTGGAATGCGGGTGGCGTTTTTCAAAAGACGAACGTTATTGTTAAGGTTGTTACCGGTGCGATCAATGGAACCGCCGTATATACAACAACTGTCAACGCTAATGACATCGTAACAAATGGTACCGGCAGCTTCAACTGGCAAGAATTTGATTGCTCTGCATCAAACATCACGATTACCAGTGGAACCAATTTCTGGGTAACCGTAACACCGGTGTTTACCGATTTCACATCCAGCAGCACCCAAAGGATGTATATTTCGTCCGAACAGAATTCCCCATCGACCAACCCAGTGGAGACTTGGGTTCTTAGTCGTGATGGATCTTCAAGCCGGATAACGGATATGGACGTAGCAATCAGCGCCATTGTCGAGTACTAA
- a CDS encoding SIMPL domain-containing protein (The SIMPL domain is named for its presence in mouse protein SIMPL (signalling molecule that associates with mouse pelle-like kinase). Bacterial member BP26, from Brucella, was shown to assemble into a channel-like structure, while YggE from E. coli has been associated with resistance to oxidative stress.), translating to MSEKANFPLIPIVIVSVVAIICASIISGGISSIRTTSESITVTGSARKPVVSDYVVWRGSVNATGSQLSDTYRQYKKYQEQLSAFFQQQGLPDSAYSFRSPQTITLYQFSRDGGETGKVNGYRMMLQFEVRSGDLVKMEAIAQKANDLILEGLPLESYPLEYLVIKLNEYRLDLLTDATKDAKLRAERIALGTGNKVGSIRNAKVGVFQVTRRNSNEVSDYGMYDTSTKEKEIMAVVSVSFAIQ from the coding sequence ATGAGTGAGAAAGCGAATTTTCCTTTGATACCAATCGTGATAGTTTCGGTAGTCGCTATTATCTGCGCTTCCATCATATCCGGTGGAATTTCCAGTATTCGTACAACCAGCGAATCGATAACCGTTACCGGTTCTGCCCGCAAGCCGGTTGTCTCTGATTATGTCGTGTGGCGCGGCAGCGTAAATGCTACTGGTTCTCAACTCAGCGACACCTACCGGCAATACAAAAAGTATCAAGAACAGCTGAGCGCGTTTTTCCAGCAACAGGGGTTGCCCGATTCGGCATATAGTTTTCGTTCGCCGCAAACGATAACGCTGTACCAATTCTCCCGCGATGGTGGTGAAACCGGGAAGGTGAACGGCTATCGGATGATGCTGCAATTTGAAGTGCGCTCCGGTGATTTGGTGAAAATGGAAGCGATAGCCCAAAAAGCGAATGATCTGATTTTAGAGGGATTACCGCTCGAATCGTATCCGCTCGAGTACTTGGTGATTAAATTGAATGAGTACCGGCTTGATTTGTTGACCGATGCGACCAAAGACGCCAAGTTGCGTGCCGAGCGAATTGCTTTAGGCACTGGCAATAAAGTCGGTTCGATCCGGAATGCAAAAGTGGGGGTGTTTCAAGTAACGCGACGGAATTCTAATGAGGTCTCCGATTACGGGATGTACGACACCTCAACGAAAGAGAAGGAAATTATGGCGGTGGTATCGGTGAGTTTTGCCATTCAGTAG
- a CDS encoding polysaccharide deacetylase family protein, whose protein sequence is MRRFAILAALLFTLTGFAAETHNRVLLVRPNATSRFMNEGDTTMALNYGAVFRNDLLLGGYYNITEAPENALLGDLRKYDLIILPGTVCLDSAAWLEVKRFLNNGGGVLATWAISCRNNDGSWRGYRDLAELLGAEPLDTEIEIGKPSALQLRFGTPITLNVPPGYYLRLSPTVVPMKVNVDRKRDIAGYWSTDGYFERDPSIIKREAGLIVRELPQGGRVVWFGANIDGMHADSINREVYQPMFHQMFKWLMGASAVGVEAWPKGRESAVIIHGDIEDQFANVENIINLFEKYNVKTTFNLLVEEGMKHPDVIKRLVKNGGELGLHGDTHDRFGEQSLDQQVQRLKRAIEYVSKVSERPTGFRPPELSYNQFTMTAVRMTGLDYLMADDVPDRDYPRWRPDSPGSLEGLVTYPKGELDDYDLVDRFKISDAATMSAIMIKDFERIHDMRGLYRLNYHSQMLSKPELTMVVEQVIKELQRHDNIWIATTREVTNWMKAREALQVATLATDSSLKFMITNRSDKPVENVVLRVAAPRTIPVEQMMLASISKSCTYDVRDSCYMIYLPKLKANDDFTALLVKGSGGLYNQKTRDLPFKFFKLAFIIAAIFLGGALYYFFFSRRTEKSLLTADGKPLDFDKHDTGIYGAPSPMRSSLPAPEPEEENVEAFRTSVRMYAGLQPTKTAKKTGDKPGGLPLLGVPETDSASKYVYNDPGHKGGRPSKPEFENPDDHWK, encoded by the coding sequence ATGAGAAGATTTGCCATACTTGCCGCATTATTGTTCACACTAACCGGATTCGCTGCCGAAACGCACAATCGGGTGTTGCTCGTTCGCCCCAATGCTACTTCGCGGTTTATGAACGAAGGCGATACGACAATGGCGTTGAACTACGGTGCTGTATTTCGCAATGATCTGTTACTCGGTGGTTATTATAATATCACCGAAGCACCGGAAAATGCATTGTTAGGCGACTTGCGGAAGTATGACTTGATCATTTTACCGGGAACCGTTTGTCTCGATTCCGCAGCATGGCTGGAGGTCAAACGCTTTCTGAATAACGGTGGCGGCGTATTAGCGACTTGGGCGATTTCCTGTCGCAACAATGATGGAAGCTGGCGCGGTTATCGCGATTTAGCGGAACTACTCGGAGCCGAACCACTCGACACTGAAATCGAAATTGGCAAACCATCGGCTCTACAATTACGATTTGGAACCCCGATTACATTAAACGTTCCCCCCGGTTACTATCTACGGCTATCACCAACCGTGGTTCCGATGAAAGTAAATGTCGATCGCAAACGCGACATCGCTGGATATTGGTCGACCGATGGTTATTTCGAACGCGATCCATCGATTATTAAACGAGAAGCGGGACTGATTGTTCGTGAGTTGCCACAAGGCGGAAGAGTCGTTTGGTTCGGTGCTAACATCGATGGGATGCATGCCGATTCAATAAACCGCGAAGTCTATCAACCCATGTTTCACCAGATGTTTAAATGGCTAATGGGAGCATCGGCAGTTGGTGTGGAGGCTTGGCCGAAAGGACGCGAAAGTGCGGTTATCATCCACGGTGATATCGAAGACCAGTTCGCTAATGTGGAAAACATCATCAACTTGTTTGAGAAGTACAACGTAAAAACGACCTTCAATTTGTTAGTCGAAGAGGGGATGAAACACCCCGATGTAATCAAACGGCTGGTGAAGAACGGTGGTGAATTGGGTTTACATGGCGACACCCACGACCGGTTCGGCGAACAATCACTCGATCAACAAGTCCAACGACTTAAGCGTGCAATCGAATATGTATCGAAAGTTTCGGAACGTCCGACGGGATTCCGTCCACCAGAGTTATCCTATAACCAGTTTACGATGACCGCTGTTCGGATGACCGGTCTCGACTACTTGATGGCCGATGATGTTCCAGACCGCGACTACCCCCGCTGGCGTCCCGATTCGCCGGGTTCATTAGAAGGATTGGTCACGTACCCGAAGGGGGAGTTAGACGATTACGATTTAGTAGACCGGTTCAAAATCAGCGACGCGGCGACGATGTCTGCAATAATGATAAAAGATTTTGAACGAATACATGATATGCGCGGCTTGTACCGATTGAATTACCACAGCCAGATGCTGTCGAAACCTGAATTGACGATGGTTGTCGAACAAGTGATTAAAGAATTACAAAGACACGATAACATCTGGATTGCGACCACCCGCGAAGTAACAAACTGGATGAAAGCCCGCGAGGCACTACAGGTCGCAACTTTAGCAACCGATTCGTCGTTAAAATTTATGATAACGAACCGCAGCGATAAGCCTGTTGAGAATGTCGTTTTGCGGGTAGCAGCACCACGCACGATTCCCGTAGAGCAAATGATGCTTGCTTCGATCTCGAAAAGCTGCACCTACGATGTTCGCGACAGTTGCTATATGATTTATCTGCCCAAGCTCAAAGCAAACGATGATTTTACTGCCTTGTTAGTAAAAGGAAGCGGCGGTCTTTATAACCAGAAGACGCGTGATCTTCCTTTCAAGTTTTTTAAACTTGCTTTTATCATTGCAGCCATCTTTTTAGGCGGAGCGTTATACTACTTCTTTTTCTCGCGTCGAACCGAGAAAAGCCTGTTGACTGCTGACGGCAAGCCATTGGATTTCGATAAGCACGATACAGGTATTTACGGGGCTCCCAGTCCGATGCGTTCGTCGCTTCCGGCACCAGAGCCGGAAGAGGAAAATGTGGAGGCGTTCCGAACTTCAGTTCGGATGTATGCCGGATTACAACCTACGAAAACCGCCAAAAAAACCGGCGACAAACCTGGCGGGTTGCCGTTACTTGGAGTTCCCGAAACGGATTCCGCGAGTAAGTATGTCTATAATGATCCCGGACACAAGGGGGGAAGACCCTCGAAGCCGGAGTTTGAAAATCCGGATGATCACTGGAAATAG
- a CDS encoding glycosyltransferase family 2 protein, with translation MSQTTDVEPRRRWWQKTPRSTPTDEQPAINGNGSGKINGEKVPESSGKVKEAEKIEPVTGGDAAVKTTSKEWGYGFVVAILVVIFGSITIATYIILLRSQFSVPNIIVNVSIISLLLFLFVLIARYLSLIFLSYLHHSREKASDEYEYPLLKVSVLVPAYNEGPVIAKSVQSLLALDYPNYEIVVIDDGSKDDTLAIARTMQGRQQGVYGPVEVKVLTQVNKGKSHALNHGARDATGEVVVCMDGDSKLAPETLRMAMRHFVNPKIAAVAGNVKVVNRVNLLTRLQALEYIEGLNLARRAQAFLQSVNIIPGPIGLFRKTALVEVGGWEADTFAEDCDLTLKLITHGYKVDYEPYAISYTEAPEKLLQLLKQRYRWTRGILQSLRKHRKYLFHPGAGWRVVGTMWQMIVESVLWPGMNTMANLLFIIVAIIWGMSPLIVLWWVQLTILDTIAAMHSVAMEKEQLRLVPLAVIYRFFFIQLIDMAKLMATVEEMLGIKMSWGKLERVGRL, from the coding sequence ATGAGTCAAACAACCGATGTCGAACCGCGCCGTCGCTGGTGGCAAAAAACTCCGAGGTCGACTCCGACCGATGAGCAGCCAGCCATCAATGGAAACGGCTCTGGAAAAATAAACGGCGAAAAAGTACCGGAATCCAGCGGAAAAGTAAAAGAAGCGGAAAAAATCGAACCTGTAACCGGCGGCGACGCCGCTGTAAAAACGACCTCAAAAGAGTGGGGGTATGGTTTTGTTGTCGCCATTCTAGTGGTCATTTTCGGCTCGATTACCATTGCAACTTACATCATTTTACTACGTTCGCAGTTTTCGGTGCCAAACATCATCGTAAACGTTTCGATTATATCGTTATTGCTATTCTTGTTCGTACTGATTGCGCGATACTTATCGCTCATTTTTCTCTCGTATCTGCACCATTCGCGAGAAAAAGCAAGCGATGAATATGAGTACCCTTTACTGAAAGTTTCGGTTTTAGTACCAGCGTATAACGAAGGACCAGTTATTGCAAAGTCAGTACAATCGCTGCTGGCGCTTGATTACCCTAACTATGAAATCGTTGTTATCGATGATGGGTCGAAAGACGATACTCTTGCGATCGCACGCACTATGCAAGGCCGACAACAAGGAGTGTACGGACCGGTCGAAGTCAAGGTGTTGACCCAGGTAAACAAGGGGAAGTCCCATGCGTTGAATCACGGCGCTCGCGACGCAACCGGCGAAGTGGTCGTTTGTATGGATGGCGATAGCAAATTGGCTCCGGAAACATTACGGATGGCAATGCGGCATTTTGTGAATCCGAAAATCGCTGCAGTCGCTGGAAATGTGAAAGTAGTCAACCGAGTGAATCTGCTTACCCGATTACAAGCGCTGGAGTATATCGAAGGATTAAACCTCGCCCGGCGCGCTCAAGCATTTTTGCAATCGGTGAACATTATTCCCGGTCCAATAGGCTTGTTCCGAAAGACCGCGTTGGTGGAAGTTGGCGGATGGGAAGCCGATACCTTCGCGGAAGACTGTGACCTAACCCTCAAACTGATTACACATGGTTACAAGGTCGATTACGAACCCTATGCTATCAGTTACACCGAAGCGCCGGAAAAATTGCTACAGCTCTTGAAGCAACGCTATCGCTGGACGCGCGGAATTTTACAATCGCTACGCAAGCACCGGAAGTATTTATTTCATCCTGGTGCGGGTTGGCGAGTCGTTGGAACGATGTGGCAAATGATCGTCGAATCGGTTTTATGGCCCGGTATGAATACCATGGCGAATTTGCTTTTCATCATTGTTGCTATCATTTGGGGGATGTCACCGTTGATTGTGCTTTGGTGGGTGCAGTTAACGATTCTCGACACGATTGCAGCAATGCACTCAGTTGCAATGGAAAAAGAGCAACTACGTTTAGTACCGTTGGCGGTAATTTACCGATTCTTTTTCATTCAGTTGATCGATATGGCAAAACTGATGGCGACGGTCGAGGAGATGCTCGGTATCAAGATGAGCTGGGGCAAACTCGAACGGGTTGGCAGGTTGTAA